In Portunus trituberculatus isolate SZX2019 chromosome 24, ASM1759143v1, whole genome shotgun sequence, a single genomic region encodes these proteins:
- the LOC123508158 gene encoding mucin-1-like: protein MSTGSVLSLLISTKRQLVQVGYVLSNCPKFASWILSAVFNLGIERTKAHLDTCSRTHTNTHGLTPALTDSHQHSRTHTSTHGLTPTLTDLHQHSRTHTSTHGLTPTLTDSHQHSRTHTSTHGLTPALTDLHQHSRTHTSTHGLTPALTDSHQHSRTYTSTHGLTPALTDLHQHSRTHTSTHGLTPALTDSHQHSRTYTSTHGLTALTDSHQHSRTHTSTHGLTPALTDSHQHSRTHTSTHGLTPTLTDSHQHSRTHTNTHGLTPALTDSHQHSRTHTSTHGLTPALTDSHQHSRTYTSTHGLTPALTDSHQHSRTHTSTHGLTPALTDSHQHSRTHTSTHGLTPALTDLHQHSRTHTLTHSRTHTSTHGLTPALTDSHQHSRTYTSTHGLTPALTDLHQHSRTHTSTHGLTPALTDSHQHSRTYTSTHGLTPALTDSHQHSRTHTSTHGLTPALTDSHQHSRTYTSTHGLTPLPQLARGSRRQGRVLINMQKGKPRKAGLSVEIVFRTAPGKASSQALPVCLPRILG from the exons ATTAATCAGCACCAAAAGGCAATTAGTCCAAGTTGGCTACGTGCTGAGTAATTGTCCCAAGTTTGCCTCGTGGATTCTTTCAGCCGTGTTTAATTTAGGTATCGAGAGAACTAAGGCACACTTGGACACGTGTTCACggacacacaccaacactcacGGACTCACACCAGCACTCACGGACTCACACCAGCACTCACGGACACACACCAGCACTCACGGACTCACACCAACACTCACGGACTTACACCAGCACTCACGGACTCACACCAGCACTCACGGACTCACACCAACACTCACGGACTCACACCAGCACTCACGGACTCACACCAGCACTCACGGACTTACACCAGCACTCACGGACTTACACCAGCACTCACGGACTCACACCAGCACTCACGGACTCACACCAGCACTCACGGACTCACACCAGCACTCACGGACTTACACCAGCACTCACGGACTTACACCAGCACTCACGGACTTACACCAGCACTCACGGACTCACACCAGCACTCACGGACTCACACCAGCACTCACGGACTCACACCAGCACTCACGGACTTACACCAGCACTCACGGACTTACAGCACTCACGGACTCACACCAGCACTCACGGACTCACACCAGCACTCACGGACTCACACCAGCACTCACGGACTCACACCAGCACTCACGGACTCACACCAGCACTCACGGACTCACACCAACACTCACGGACTCACACCAACACTCACGGACTCACACCAACACTCACGGACTTACACCAGCACTCACGGACTCACACCAGCACTCACGGACTCACACCAGCACTCACGGACTTACACCAGCACTCACGGACTCACACCAGCACTCACGGACTTACACCAGCACTCACGGACTTACACCAGCACTCACGGACTCACACCAGCACTCACGGACTCACACCAGCACTCACGGACTCACACCAGCACTCACGGACTCACACCAGCACTCACGGACTCACACCAGCACTCACGGACTTACACCAGCACTCACGGACTTACACCAGCACTCACGgactcacacactcacgcactcacggaCTCACACCAGCACTCACGGACTCACACCAGCACTCACGGACTCACACCAGCACTCACGGACTTACACCAGCACTCACGGACTCACACCAGCACTCACGGACTTACACCAGCACTCACGGACTCACACCAGCACTCACGGACTTACACCAGCACTCACGGACTCACACCAGCACTCACGGACTTACACCAGCACTCACGGACTCACACCAGCACTCACGGACTCACACCAGCACTCACGGACTCACACCAGCACTCACGGACTCACACCAGCACTCACGGACTCACACCAGCACTCACGGACTTACACCAGCACTCACGGACTCACACCA CTCCCTCAGTTGGCGCGCGGCAGCCGGAGGCAAGGCCGCGTGCTCATCAATATGCAGAAGGGAAAGCCGCGGAAGGCAGGGTTGTCTGTGGAAATTGTGTTTCGAACGGCGCCGGGAAA GGCTTCCTCCCAGGCTCTTCCCGTATGTCTTCCTCGTATTCTGGGTTAA
- the LOC123508086 gene encoding uncharacterized protein LOC123508086, protein MTPVSPRRTLYVLALLLLPLLLLQTPASDATVVYMFRKVFVSPIMVNSSKSESLCHGEDTHHVGRCSGACTMHEWCQLWCSNSPLICTLYSALVMPTYRDASPDDSLVCYTRRPMDLATGAKPFMGTMHEDSNVSTLVDGIYDMQQENCFKTKKANGHRWFVLDLGEKRSFSHVRLRAQNNRIASKMFSEVEVRIGNERVQFPDDFFSYTFFGKFIGPAYANQEIDLTTSSPVQARFISVQRFVSRQHFQVCHVEVF, encoded by the coding sequence ATGACGCCTGTCTCGCCCCGCAGAACGTTGTATGTCTTGGCCCTGTTGCTGCTTCCTCTGCTGCTCCTACAAACACCTGCAAGCGACGCGACTGTCGTGTATATGTTTCGCAAGGTGTTTGTGTCACCAATAATGGTAAACTCCTCAAAGAGTGAAAGCCTCTGTCACGGCGAGGACACCCATCATGTTGGGCGCTGTTCAGGCGCCTGCACTATGCACGAGTGGTGTCAGCTGTGGTGTAGCAACTCTCCCCTCATTTGTACCCTCTATAGCGCCTTGGTTATGCCCACCTACCGCGACGCCTCTCCGGATGATTCCCTCGTGTGCTACACTCGCCGGCCGATGGACCTTGCCACTGGAGCTAAACCCTTCATGGGTACCATGCACGAGGACTCAAACGTGTCAACCCTCGTGGATGGAATATATGACATGCAACAGGAAAATTGTTTCAAGACCAAGAAGGCTAATGGACATAGATGGTTTGTCCTCGACCTGGGAGAGAAACGCAGCTTCTCTCACGTTCGTCTCCGGGCACAGAATAATCGAATCGCCAGTAAAATGTTCTCTGAGGTTGAGGTTCGCATCGGGAATGAGCGTGTACAGTTTCCTGACGATTTCTTTTCCTATACTTTCTTTGGAAAATTTATCGGCCCAGCGTATGCCAATCAAGAGATCGATCTGACGACCTCCTCTCCTGTTCAGGCGAGGTTCATTTCCGTCCAGAGATTCGTCAGCCGTCAGCACTTCCAGGTGTGTCATGTTGAAGTTTTCTGA